The DNA window TAATCAAGCAATTCAAACGTATGAGTATCCAGAAGATTACCTATTGGTTTATCCGATTAAAGTAAACCAACAACGTGAAGTAATCGAAGGGATCATTGCAAGCCAATCAGCCGCTGAAAAGAAACAGCTCGGTCTGGAAGCAGGTAGTAAAGCGGAATTACTGACGGTATTGGCACTTGCAGAAAAAACGTCTGCGGTAATCGTTTGTAATGGTTATAAAGATAAAGAATATATTCGCTTAGCGTTGCTAGGTGAAAAGCTTGGCCACAAAGTTTATATCGTACTTGAAAAACGCTCTGAACTTGATCTTGTTATGGCAGAAGCGAAGGATCTAAACGTAACACCGCGTTTAGGTATTCGTGTTCGTTTAGCGTCACAAGGTAAAGGCAAATGGCAAGCAAGCGGCGGTGAAAAGTCGAAGTTTGGTTTATCTGCGTCTCAAGTACTAAATGTAATCGAGAAACTTAAGACAGCGGACATGTTAGATTCACTGCAACTCGTGCACTTCCACTTAGGTTCGCAAATGGCGAATATTCGTGACGTACGTGTTGGTGTAGGTGAAGCTGCACGCTTTTACTGCGAATTGCGTCGCCTTGGTGCAAACCTTAAGTGTTTGGATGTAGGCGGTGGTTTAGCGGTTGATTATGATGGTACTCGTAGTCAATCTCACAACTCGATGAACTACAGCTTAGCTGAGTATGCGAATAACATCGTTTACACGGTAGGGGACACGTGTCAGCAGTACGACCAACCGATGCCACGCATCATTTCCGAGTCGGGTCGTGCACTTACGGCACACCACGCTGTTTTGGTAACGGACGTAATTGGTACTGAAAGCTATATTCCAGAGTCGGTAAATGCGCCGCAAGAAGAAGATCCTATTTTGTTATACAACATGTGGGAATCTTGGCTTGCACTTGCAAAACAAAGTGATGACCGTGCTTTGATTGAAATCTATCATGACACGCAAGGCGATTTATCTGAAGCGCATAACTTGTTTGCGATGGGGTTGTTGAGTCTTGAGCAACGTGCATGGGCTGAGCAAGTTAACCTACGTGTTTGTTATGAACTACAACAACGTATGGATAACAAAAACCGTTTCCATCGTCCTATTATTGATGAATTAAGTGCGAAATTAGCAGATAAGTTTTTTGTGAACTTCTCGCTTTTCCAATCGTTACCGGATGCATGGGGGATTGAGCAAGTATTCCCAGTGTTGCCACTAAGTGGCTTAACAGAAGCACCACAACGTCGCGCGGTATTACTCGATATTACGTGTGACTCGGATGGTACTGTTGAGCACTATGTTGATGGCCAAGGTATTGAAATGACACTGCCTGTGCCTGAATTCAATGCGGACAAACCATATTTGATGGGCTTCTTCCTTGTTGGTGCTTACCAAGAAATCCTAGGTGACATGCACAATTTGTTTGGTGATACTCACAGTGTTGAAGCGCGCATTGAAGACAATGGCGACTTAACATTAGGTGATGTACACGAAGGTGACAGCGTAGCAGATATGATGCGCTATGTTCATCTTGACGTTGAAGAGTTTAAACAGCGCTATGCAGAACTTGTGAAGAGCAAGCTGCCTGAGCACGAGCAAGCTCAATCACTAGCAGAGCTAGAGATGGGTATTGAAGGCTACACTTATTTGGAAGACGTATAATCCATGACGCCACTTTTTGATCATCCAGATCATTCATTGTATTCCAACGGTATGACGTTCTTACGTCAACCTATGGTTCGTGATATTAACAATATCCAAAGCGATGTTGTTGTGCTTGGTTTACCGTTCGACATGGCGACCTCTGGTCGTCCTGGCGCGCGCCTAGGCCCTGATGCAATTCGTCGCGCGTCGACAAACCTTGCATGGGAAGACAAAAAGTTTCCTTGGAAATTTAGTCTATTTGACCGTATTACGGTTAATGATGCAGGTGATTTTACTTACCCATGTGGTGATGCGGCTTATTTCACTGCGAAGCTAGAAGAAGCAGCGGATAAGCTTTTAGCACAAGGCACAACATTATTAAGCCTTGGTGGCGACCATTTTGTTACGTTGCCTTTACTACGTGCTCACCATAAGCACCACGGTAAAATGGCGCTTGTGCATTTTGATGCGCATACGGATACATACAGCAATGGTTCAAGTTACGACCATGGTACGATGTTCTATCATGCACCAAAAGAAGGCATCATCAGTCTTGAGCATTCAATCCAGATCGGTATTCGTACAGAGTACAACGAAGAAGATCATGGTTTTGAAGTGATCAATGGTATGGAAGGGAATGACCTAACGGGTAGCCAAATCGCAGAACGCATTAAGGCTCGAGTTGGTGATTTGCCAGTTTATCTTACCTTTGACATTGATTGTTTAGATCCTGCGTTTGCGCCAGGTACAGGGACACCTGTGTGTGGTGGTTTAACAAGCGACAAGATTCTTAAAGTGCTTCGTGCACTTGAAGGAATTAACATCGTAGGAATGGACGTAGTAGAAGTATCCCCAGCCTACGACCAAAGCGAGTTAACAAGTCTTGCTGCAGCGACGATTGGCCACGAACTACTGCATCTATGGGCAGTAAAACACAAGCCAGAATAAATGAAAAGCCGAGCTAAGCTCGGCTTTTTTACCTATGAAGGGAAAGAGATACCGTATTGTCTGCGATACCAAAGGAAGCAGGGGAGTTCAATTGCCGCATATACAACTAATGTAAACCAAAACCAGTTTACCTCAGTAATAATGAGAGAAAACGTTTTACTTGACCCATAGTAAACACTCCCGACCACCGAAAACACCACGATAGATGCGAGCAAATCTTGCAGTGAAATTTTATTAAAATTCGAACCTGCAAAGCGTGGGTTGACCACACCGTAGCAAAACACCAAAACAATCAGTGTCAGTAAGATAATCGCTATTTCGGGCGACATGGTTTTTCCTATATACGGAATTGTTGCTAAAGACGAAGACTATGTTACGGCATAGATGGTTTAATTCAACTGACTTTCATGAAACGGTAATCACCTAAGACCAGTGACTTTCCAGTACAAAATCTGCATTGGGATTATTCCTAGTGATTGTACAGCACACAATCCCACCGTCTTTATGATTTGAACTGAACGCCAATGTGCCCTCAGCAGTCCAGATTGAATTATGCCCGTGGGCTTGCCAGCCGCCGGTCTTTGAGATGTGATTACACAACAACGTTGGCATTTTGTTACGCTCCGCAATGGCAGAAAGTAATTCAGAGTCAACTGAAAAGCCCTTTTCTGAAATGAGCGCGCTGACAAGATACAGATCAGCTCCCTGTGCTTTCGCTCGTGCCGAATGTTCCGAGGCACAGAAATCCGCGCAAACAGCCACGGCCATTTTGAACCCATTCAGTGTGAATGCGTAGTCATGGTCACCGGATGAGCAATACTGTTCTTCACCATCATGAAGGTATTGCTTAGAATAGAACTCTCGGTGTCCATCGGAGAAGCAGACTATCGCGCCAATCGTCGGTTTGCGACTGTCATCTTGCCAAAGAGGTGCACCTACAAGCACATTAATCTTATTGCTAGTCGCCGTTTCCGATAGCGAATTAAGGTGCGGTGAATCTAATGCAAGTGCTAATGACTCTGCTAAGTCGAGTTCATACCCGGTCAATGAGAGTTCAGGAAACACAAGGAGATCACAGCCTCGTTGCGCAGCGGTTTCAATTAGATTGAGGTGATTCGATAGGTTTTCAGAAATATCCCCTCTAGCAACAGGGAGTTGTGCAAGTCCAATCGTAACGGTTTGTTTCATTCTTTCTCCTTAAATATGAATTTGCCCAAGACTCTACGATTGAACTCCTCAAATGACAAGCGACCTCAGCGCCGAGATGCAGCTATTCGCTCCAAGGTATCCGGATGAGACGATAGGTAAGAATCCAAAACTGAATGTTCCAGAGAACTGTGTTCATCTTTCTTACTTGCAACAATCGCTTCAAGCGCATCACCCAGAGCACTTTTCGGCATATTTAAGCGCGCGAGATTTTCAAGAGCAAAGGCATCGGCTTCCCATTCCATTTGCTGTGAAAACTGTTGCTGTGCAACGGTGATGCCCGTACCCACAAGTACTTCGGCAAGACTTTCTAAATCACCAAACAAGGTTGCGGCGGCGATTGTGGTGAGTGCCGACTGTGATGCCATACGAGCACTATGCAACTGCTCAACATGGCCAATCTCATGAAGTAATACGGCAACGAGTGCAGTTTTATTCTCTTTAAGCCTTCTCACAAGCTTATCCGTCACCACAACATCGCCGTTCGGCAACGCTAATGCATTTGCACCCAGTAATTCAGAATCATAAAAATACAACGCATAAGAGCGATTGATGTCTAAAGTATGATGCTGATTCTGAAGACGGTTTACTGTGGATGTCCATAGGGCGGTTATGTCATCTTTCTCGTCCACGCTCAATGTTGATTCATCAAGTACGGTACGCTTTAACATGGCGTGAGATTGTATGCCCATTTGCTCAATAATGGGGTCAGGCATATGCTTGGCAGTATATAGCGCTACTAAGGGTAAAAGATAAGTAATGATCAGCCACAAAAGCAGAGGCACACCAACCAGCGATGCAATAATCCAACGCTTGTTTTGTTCGAGCCGTTCGAGCGCGTTTTGTGCTGTTTGTGTAGGCCAGCGAAATGCGTGGTCCTCTGGCTCAAATTTATCGCCGCCCGGAAGCACAACGTTTGCAGGAACCCCCGGTAGCGGATCATCAAATGCGACGAGCTCAAGTGGGTAATGTTCTGTCTCAACTTCATCAACGTTAAGAATAAGCGTCTTACCTTGGAGAATTGCAACAGCGCGTCGCGGTTGCCCGCCACGCACTGAATATAGTCGTCCAAATATCGGAGCCATAAAAATTAACCGATCGATAAGTCGACATCTAAGAAATTAGATGCTTCTTCGCCAAAGGCACTTTGCTCTTCAACCATGGTGTTTACAACGTGGTCGATATCGCTTGTAAAGGTGACGCCGGTTGCTTGTGCCAGGAATTCGGCTTTACGCACTTTCGCCCATGGAAATGCTAAACCAAAGGAAAAAACAATAGCCAAGGCGTTTACAACGAGTAGCTTAGCGTACGCAAACTCGTCAACGTTTGAATGTAATTCCGCGACCTGACCAATATTGGCATGATTGAAAATGTGGTTACGAATTCGTCCTTGGTAAAGCGCAGCGATAAAGGAGATAAATACTAAATTTAGCGCAACAAAGCCTATTGGTATTAGTACGGCCGTAGACGCTAAAGCTAAAGACATTAAAAAGCCTAACAACGCCAAAACCAACACCATGCCTAGACCCGCAATGACACAAATTAACACGGTTTTATAGTATTCCTTTGTAGACAGCTCAACCTGAGCAGCTTGATTCCCATAACGAATGTTATTGTGGATATACATGTCGATACGTTTTATTACGTAAGGAAGCATTAAGTGGAGCGTGAATACGCTTAGGAATGGGAAAAGAATGAAGTTAATGAACGCCTCGCCATAAGTCCCTTTAAATGAAAAGCGGACATTGCGATAACTCGTCATTCTGAGATTAAAACGTAAACTTTGATTCACCAACCAAGGTGTTGCAATCATGATAACGAGCGCGATTAGCGCAGACACAAGTGGCAAATAGACACTACACGCCATGTAAATTGCAAAAAGCACAAACGCAATAGCGCGACCTTTCAAGATTTGAATCGGTTTACCGTGATACTCAAAGCGATGATTGGCGAGTGAGGTGTTGCCATAGAAGTAACGACGGTTACGCACGGTTGCCCAGGCGGAATAAACGCCGAGAGTGACTATCGTTAGAAAGATATTCACAATCCAAATATTGAAATAGGTCTTTGAATTGCCCGTGAACTTCGCACCAACAAGCGTTGATTCTGGTTGAGAGTGAGTAGTTGAATCCATTTTATAAAATTTCCTATGTTACAGGTGTATAAATTTACCGAATTGGGGACAAATTTGCAATAATTGCATCGGTAAAAAGTGTTGCTTTTCAGGTTGTGTTTCGCATATTAAGTGGTTGACGTTATACTTGTGCGGTTAAACGGAGAAGTAATTAATGGCATCGAAAAATCAATTGAAACTGATTCGCGCTCTTGGGCAAAAAAAGTATCGTAAACAATACGGACAATATCTCGTACAGGGAGAAAAAAACGTCTTAGAACTGCTTGTTGCGGGAATCAAATTGGATGCGTTGTTTGCGACACCGCAATTTATCGAACAAAATCAAAGCGCACTCAAACACCTCGACGTCATCGAAACGGAAGAAGAGGTGCTTTCTAAAGTGAGCACTTTAGTTAGCAACAACGCTGCAATAGCTATCGTGCCTATTCCAAAAGAAACAAAAATTGACTTATCTGGTTGGGTTTTAGCGCTTGATGGCGTATCAGATCCGGGGAATTTGGGCACCATTATCCGCGTTGCTGATTGGTACGGTTTTAAGCAAATCGTGCTAAATGAAAC is part of the Pseudoalteromonas xiamenensis genome and encodes:
- the speA gene encoding biosynthetic arginine decarboxylase; the encoded protein is MTNTSSSEQALACYNVRHWSQGYFGINEQGEVTAMPNLAHPEHAVTLVNIAEQIKSQGYSLPALVRFPQILEQRVNNICNAFNQAIQTYEYPEDYLLVYPIKVNQQREVIEGIIASQSAAEKKQLGLEAGSKAELLTVLALAEKTSAVIVCNGYKDKEYIRLALLGEKLGHKVYIVLEKRSELDLVMAEAKDLNVTPRLGIRVRLASQGKGKWQASGGEKSKFGLSASQVLNVIEKLKTADMLDSLQLVHFHLGSQMANIRDVRVGVGEAARFYCELRRLGANLKCLDVGGGLAVDYDGTRSQSHNSMNYSLAEYANNIVYTVGDTCQQYDQPMPRIISESGRALTAHHAVLVTDVIGTESYIPESVNAPQEEDPILLYNMWESWLALAKQSDDRALIEIYHDTQGDLSEAHNLFAMGLLSLEQRAWAEQVNLRVCYELQQRMDNKNRFHRPIIDELSAKLADKFFVNFSLFQSLPDAWGIEQVFPVLPLSGLTEAPQRRAVLLDITCDSDGTVEHYVDGQGIEMTLPVPEFNADKPYLMGFFLVGAYQEILGDMHNLFGDTHSVEARIEDNGDLTLGDVHEGDSVADMMRYVHLDVEEFKQRYAELVKSKLPEHEQAQSLAELEMGIEGYTYLEDV
- the speB gene encoding agmatinase, giving the protein MTPLFDHPDHSLYSNGMTFLRQPMVRDINNIQSDVVVLGLPFDMATSGRPGARLGPDAIRRASTNLAWEDKKFPWKFSLFDRITVNDAGDFTYPCGDAAYFTAKLEEAADKLLAQGTTLLSLGGDHFVTLPLLRAHHKHHGKMALVHFDAHTDTYSNGSSYDHGTMFYHAPKEGIISLEHSIQIGIRTEYNEEDHGFEVINGMEGNDLTGSQIAERIKARVGDLPVYLTFDIDCLDPAFAPGTGTPVCGGLTSDKILKVLRALEGINIVGMDVVEVSPAYDQSELTSLAAATIGHELLHLWAVKHKPE
- a CDS encoding carbon-nitrogen hydrolase family protein translates to MKQTVTIGLAQLPVARGDISENLSNHLNLIETAAQRGCDLLVFPELSLTGYELDLAESLALALDSPHLNSLSETATSNKINVLVGAPLWQDDSRKPTIGAIVCFSDGHREFYSKQYLHDGEEQYCSSGDHDYAFTLNGFKMAVAVCADFCASEHSARAKAQGADLYLVSALISEKGFSVDSELLSAIAERNKMPTLLCNHISKTGGWQAHGHNSIWTAEGTLAFSSNHKDGGIVCCTITRNNPNADFVLESHWS
- a CDS encoding M48 family metallopeptidase, with the translated sequence MAPIFGRLYSVRGGQPRRAVAILQGKTLILNVDEVETEHYPLELVAFDDPLPGVPANVVLPGGDKFEPEDHAFRWPTQTAQNALERLEQNKRWIIASLVGVPLLLWLIITYLLPLVALYTAKHMPDPIIEQMGIQSHAMLKRTVLDESTLSVDEKDDITALWTSTVNRLQNQHHTLDINRSYALYFYDSELLGANALALPNGDVVVTDKLVRRLKENKTALVAVLLHEIGHVEQLHSARMASQSALTTIAAATLFGDLESLAEVLVGTGITVAQQQFSQQMEWEADAFALENLARLNMPKSALGDALEAIVASKKDEHSSLEHSVLDSYLSSHPDTLERIAASRR
- a CDS encoding YjgN family protein, producing MDSTTHSQPESTLVGAKFTGNSKTYFNIWIVNIFLTIVTLGVYSAWATVRNRRYFYGNTSLANHRFEYHGKPIQILKGRAIAFVLFAIYMACSVYLPLVSALIALVIMIATPWLVNQSLRFNLRMTSYRNVRFSFKGTYGEAFINFILFPFLSVFTLHLMLPYVIKRIDMYIHNNIRYGNQAAQVELSTKEYYKTVLICVIAGLGMVLVLALLGFLMSLALASTAVLIPIGFVALNLVFISFIAALYQGRIRNHIFNHANIGQVAELHSNVDEFAYAKLLVVNALAIVFSFGLAFPWAKVRKAEFLAQATGVTFTSDIDHVVNTMVEEQSAFGEEASNFLDVDLSIG
- a CDS encoding RNA methyltransferase, whose amino-acid sequence is MASKNQLKLIRALGQKKYRKQYGQYLVQGEKNVLELLVAGIKLDALFATPQFIEQNQSALKHLDVIETEEEVLSKVSTLVSNNAAIAIVPIPKETKIDLSGWVLALDGVSDPGNLGTIIRVADWYGFKQIVLNETCADQFNPKTISATMGSFVRVNSHRTDLHGLLSHYTGPVYGAFLNGENVHRTPFTDKGVLVMGSESHGISPEIEALVTHKITIPAFGGAESLNVAMATGIIVDNIKRHS